The genomic DNA ACGATTATTACCCCAGAAAATTAACAACCTTCGAAACGCGTAAAGTGGGACTGGCTATTCAGATATTGGTACACTTATTGCCTGGATTCGTCATGTTCATCTTTTTCCCGGCATTTCTCTTCTCTTATTACGAGGGTTGGAATTACGACGAATCCGTCTATTATGCATTCGTCACACTGACAACCATCGGTTTTGGAGATTACGTAGCAGGTCAGAGAGCGTTTGCtcactttttttctttcccttccaaGATCGTGCTTTCtattattgaatgaaaaataagaaattttctaGCCGCGACACGTATGAAAATCGTTAGTATATCCTAGTAAAAAAAATACCGATAAACTTGTATCGTATTCGACAGGAAAGGACAACACTAAAGGCAGTGgaattttctttattctatATAAAGCTTTCTTGATTTGTTGGATCTCTTTCGGATTAGGATACACCGTTATGATCATGACTTTTATCGCACGAGGAATGCGTAGTAAAAAGATCATTAGGATCGAGCATAAATTGGCAGTAAACTTGAAGCACACGCAAAGCAAAATTTGGAACGAATTAAACAAGGAAATGAATTATTTGCGTCGTGTGTTTAACGAACTTCAGCTATCGAAAGTGAAGGTAAGTAAAATGTAATCGCCAAGAAAATGAACCACCGACAAGGAGGATACATCTATGGAATatagtttcgtttcgtttcgtttcagaGGATATACGTCGACGAATGTAATTACGAAGTTCCGTTATCAAAATCTCCTAGAAGTAATAGTTTCCCTGATCTTCGGGATTTATTGTACGGTAAGAAAGATAAGGACGGTATTTGTCAACGACCACGACGACGCGCCAACAGCGAAGTAGTACCAACGGTAAGGAtggaatttttcgaaatttttcgaaACATTTTGGTAATATTATACATGTATGTTTGAATACACAGGAAGATGAAATAACGCGCGTCGTCTCGGAGACGGATCTTCAAAGGATCGACAAAAGGGCTACGTTCGCGACTCATGCGATGGTTCAGCCGGCCGAATTGCTTGCGAGATTAGTGAATATTCTTGGTTACATACCTCCCGCCGCGGAAGATCCCAACGGTGTTGCCGATTGCTCTAATCAGACAACTTTCGTTGAAGAGAAAAGCGATACTGGTGTTGTTGTTGGTCGTTATAGCAAAATCGAGGATAACAGCGAGAAAGAACTACTGGCGAAAAAGGAATCTATGTACGCGTCAAGTTCCGGTGGACACGGAGGAACCTGGACGATCGGACACGATAAAATTCCACGATTTCTGAAACCTCGTTCGAGAGCAGTCAGCGAAGTTCGACTGAACGAGAGGAGATATCTGTCGGATCGAAGCAACGAACGAACTTGGTCCGGTCCAACCGCTGCTAGAAAGATGCAAGAATTGATGAAAACTGCCAATTCTGAAATCCCTAACGAATCGTCCAACAAAGATCGCAGCCAACTTAAAGATGCCAAGTTTTCGAAATTCCGCAGCTTCGCGTTAGCGAAAAATTGGTTCTCCAGTACCACTACCGAGAAAAAGACTTTGGAGTCTGAACGCGAGATTAATCAGAAAGACATCGCGACTCGTTCGTTGGTATCGGGACGTTACGACGAGAAACGGCGAGACTCGAAAAGTTCCGTCGTATCGAATTCGACCAGACATTACTACACTCATACGGGTGCCGGTAACCCCCCAATCGAGTCGGAAGGTAGCAATCTGCTCGAAGAGACCAGCGTGGCAGATTTTTTTAGAGCCCTTACTCTTCTTCATGCGAGTGTCGCTACCACCGGTAGTTGGACCGCCTCTGCCACCGACAACGACGATCATCTTCGTCGAAATCAACCTCGACGAAAAATGGGCACCGCTTCTTTGACACCGCCGAAACTTCCCAGTCTATTCACTTTGTTTTCGTCTCCTCAGCCAACGACGACAACAACGGCGACGTTGCAAGAGTCAAGCGTAAACGATAACAACAGCGTTTACGATCGTGGTGAATCGAGAAGAAACAGTTTGACCTTCGTCAAGCCTACAGTCACGAAATCAAGAAGGTTTTCTTTGAGACCGGTTGCGACACCCATCAGTCCTCCGACACCTCCGAGAAACACCGGTTCGCCATTCTTATCGGTAAGTAGCTGATGATTTATGAGATACATACatagataaatattaaatatgttaaataagtaaattttttttcttttcttcttctgttaTCGTTCAGGGCTCACGACGAACATCGTACGTAAATAGATCAACGTTTTCCTTCGAATCGCCCAAGGAACCTTTAATTACAACGGAACAAGCACCGGGCCTTTCGTCGCCGATAAAATCATCGTTTAACGGGCGTCGTTTCTCCTTACGACCAACTCCGGATCAACCTGGAATTTCAACAGGAAGTGCCGCCGCTGTCATCGGTGTTACCACGGCGAAACCTTTACCCCGTTGGAAAGGTGGAATGTTGCAACGGCAAATCGGACAGATGAATCTTCGACGTCGCGCCAGAGCTTTTAGTCTTAGCGATGTTCAGCCGTATAATCCAAAGGGCACAAGCGACCGAATCCGTAAGAACGTCTTTATGCACCAAGTCTCGAACGATGGTAAACCTGTAGTATCGAGAGTAACGAATATCGAGAGTAACGTACAGCCAACAACCTTGAACACAATTTCGGATAATACAATTGATCCTTCCAACGAATCTACTTCGTTCGCTACCGCTGACAATAAAACAGTTGAAAATAATACGAAGAAAGAACAACTATTCACCGACAGTCACGCCTATACCACCTCGTCGTTAGTAGAAGTGAAAGTTGAAAATCCAGAGGTTAAGAATACCGTTGAACCTTTCTTTCCGAAAACCAAAACCAAAAGCGAAAGCGAAAACGAAAGCGAAAAGAAATCCTGATATTCGACGTTTCTTCGAAGCCACGAGGTATCATTTATTAACAAAGAAACAACACTTTTTATTAAAGATGCGAAagaatgcaatttttattttcagctattctatataataaattaaaaaaatcatttaaattacAAAGACGCGTCTATACGCTTTCTAGCCTTTTTCTTATCTCTTCGATTAAATTTGTTCGAGAAACTGAAACCTCTCTGCGAGACGCAACATCTCTCAAAGTAACTTCACCCCTTGCCAATTCTCCTTCACCGATTATTACAGCTAACGGTATATCGTTCTCTTCGCAGTGCTGTAACTGCCCCAATAATTTTGGATTCTTTTTGTACGAATGCTCAACCTTGAATCCAGCATCCCAAAAGGTAGATAAAATTCGCATCCTTTCCTCGTGTAGATTCTTTTGCGCACTTGCCACAAACACTTGGACTTCTGTAGTACGTGTCTTTAAACCATCGCGATTCAACTTTGCTTCCAGGACACTGAAGATGCGTTCCACGCCTAACGATAGACCAACACACGGAACCGATCTTTTCTTAATGTCAAACATCCCCACCAAATTGTCGTAACGTCCACCGCCTGCAACGCTACCAACGCCAACGCCGTCGCCACCTGAAAATCAACGATAAACAACCCTTCTTTCTTTGGTTTCGTTCTGTACTTGAAACCATCAAGCACGATCGATACCGAAAACTTACCGGTCAATATCGCTTCGAATATTACACCCGTATAATAATCGAGCCCTCTAGCGAGACTGAGATCAAATCTTACTTTGTCCTGTACTTGGAAAATGTTGCAATACTTGAACAACAGTTCCATAGATTCCAAGCCTTTCACCGCGGATTCGTGTTTCATCAGAGCCGTGTCGTTTTTCAGTTCATCGATAAGTTCCACTCCACCGGACCGTGATACGTACGTTCCAATTCTTTCAGCAATCGATTCGTCCAACCCTTTTTCTTCCACTAATTCCTTCCTCACTTCTAGCCATGGTGTTTTGTCGAGTTTATCGATCGCGGAACAGACACCACGAAAGTTATCGTTCGAAACACCACACGCAGAAAATATACCGTCCAGTAACGATCTATGGTTCAATTTGATCGCATAAGGTCCTATATTCAACGACTGTAGCGCTTCAGATACAATACGAATGCATTCGGCGTCAGGTATCATCGGATCGTATTGGCCGGCTATGTCGAAATCCTTTCATGGAAAAAATGGAACAAGTTAAATTCACCGTTATCGTCGTTATTATTATCAATGATATAATAAGTGTTTCACACTTACGCACTGATAGAATTCTCTGTATCTACCCTTTGTCGTGGCCGGATTGTCCCGTCGATAAACTTTTGCTATGTGATATCTCTTGATggaagaaattttattcataGCCAAATACCTAGCAAAAGGTACAGTCAAATCGTATCTGAGGGACAAGATTTCTCCACCTTGGTCCTTTAAGTCATAAATTAGTTTCGAATCTTCTCCATATTTTCCTGTTAAAATTTCCTAAATTGacaacatt from Osmia lignaria lignaria isolate PbOS001 chromosome 15, iyOsmLign1, whole genome shotgun sequence includes the following:
- the HisRS gene encoding histidine--tRNA ligase isoform X2; translation: MFVLRNSDAALCGTFGIGLERGKTQVRAMADEIKERQLDRVKEEVVVRKLKTIKVDDIKIAEEIEKLSEVKIESGAEKNAAPSKVILKTPKGTRDYGPEQMTLRLGVLDKIITVFKRHGAETVDTPVFELKEILTGKYGEDSKLIYDLKDQGGEILSLRYDLTVPFARYLAMNKISSIKRYHIAKVYRRDNPATTKGRYREFYQCDFDIAGQYDPMIPDAECIRIVSEALQSLNIGPYAIKLNHRSLLDGIFSACGVSNDNFRGVCSAIDKLDKTPWLEVRKELVEEKGLDESIAERIGTYVSRSGGVELIDELKNDTALMKHESAVKGLESMELLFKYCNIFQVQDKVRFDLSLARGLDYYTGVIFEAILTGGDGVGVGSVAGGGRYDNLVGMFDIKKRSVPCVGLSLGVERIFSVLEAKLNRDGLKTRTTEVQVFVASAQKNLHEERMRILSTFWDAGFKVEHSYKKNPKLLGQLQHCEENDIPLAVIIGEGELARGEVTLRDVASRREVSVSRTNLIEEIRKRLESV
- the Ork1 gene encoding open rectifier K[+] channel 1 isoform X2, whose protein sequence is MPSDTHDYDEIFEKLSVYCGKSVSNYTEGKTDPLKWDFYNSFYFAYTVVSTIGYGNLAPTNMLSRILMIFYGLVGIPINGILLTQLGEFFGRVFVKAHEKYKSYKQSRNDYYPRKLTTFETRKVGLAIQILVHLLPGFVMFIFFPAFLFSYYEGWNYDESVYYAFVTLTTIGFGDYVAGKDNTKGSGIFFILYKAFLICWISFGLGYTVMIMTFIARGMRSKKIIRIEHKLAVNLKHTQSKIWNELNKEMNYLRRVFNELQLSKVKRIYVDECNYEVPLSKSPRSNSFPDLRDLLYGKKDKDGICQRPRRRANSEVVPTEDEITRVVSETDLQRIDKRATFATHAMVQPAELLARLVNILGYIPPAAEDPNGVADCSNQTTFVEEKSDTGVVVGRYSKIEDNSEKELLAKKESMYASSSGGHGGTWTIGHDKIPRFLKPRSRAVSEVRLNERRYLSDRSNERTWSGPTAARKMQELMKTANSEIPNESSNKDRSQLKDAKFSKFRSFALAKNWFSSTTTEKKTLESEREINQKDIATRSLVSGRYDEKRRDSKSSVVSNSTRHYYTHTGAGNPPIESEGSNLLEETSVADFFRALTLLHASVATTGSWTASATDNDDHLRRNQPRRKMGTASLTPPKLPSLFTLFSSPQPTTTTTATLQESSVNDNNSVYDRGESRRNSLTFVKPTVTKSRRFSLRPVATPISPPTPPRNTGSPFLSGSRRTSYVNRSTFSFESPKEPLITTEQAPGLSSPIKSSFNGRRFSLRPTPDQPGISTGSAAAVIGVTTAKPLPRWKGGMLQRQIGQMNLRRRARAFSLSDVQPYNPKGTSDRIRKNVFMHQVSNDGKPVVSRVTNIESNVQPTTLNTISDNTIDPSNESTSFATADNKTVENNTKKEQLFTDSHAYTTSSLVEVKVENPEVKNTVEPFFPKTKTKSESENESEKKS
- the Ork1 gene encoding open rectifier K[+] channel 1 isoform X1 — protein: MSKKQWMVLLMLFLTYLLLGAFIFYHIESRLEIERVEKAKREQIEINALLQEHYMPSDTHDYDEIFEKLSVYCGKSVSNYTEGKTDPLKWDFYNSFYFAYTVVSTIGYGNLAPTNMLSRILMIFYGLVGIPINGILLTQLGEFFGRVFVKAHEKYKSYKQSRNDYYPRKLTTFETRKVGLAIQILVHLLPGFVMFIFFPAFLFSYYEGWNYDESVYYAFVTLTTIGFGDYVAGKDNTKGSGIFFILYKAFLICWISFGLGYTVMIMTFIARGMRSKKIIRIEHKLAVNLKHTQSKIWNELNKEMNYLRRVFNELQLSKVKRIYVDECNYEVPLSKSPRSNSFPDLRDLLYGKKDKDGICQRPRRRANSEVVPTEDEITRVVSETDLQRIDKRATFATHAMVQPAELLARLVNILGYIPPAAEDPNGVADCSNQTTFVEEKSDTGVVVGRYSKIEDNSEKELLAKKESMYASSSGGHGGTWTIGHDKIPRFLKPRSRAVSEVRLNERRYLSDRSNERTWSGPTAARKMQELMKTANSEIPNESSNKDRSQLKDAKFSKFRSFALAKNWFSSTTTEKKTLESEREINQKDIATRSLVSGRYDEKRRDSKSSVVSNSTRHYYTHTGAGNPPIESEGSNLLEETSVADFFRALTLLHASVATTGSWTASATDNDDHLRRNQPRRKMGTASLTPPKLPSLFTLFSSPQPTTTTTATLQESSVNDNNSVYDRGESRRNSLTFVKPTVTKSRRFSLRPVATPISPPTPPRNTGSPFLSGSRRTSYVNRSTFSFESPKEPLITTEQAPGLSSPIKSSFNGRRFSLRPTPDQPGISTGSAAAVIGVTTAKPLPRWKGGMLQRQIGQMNLRRRARAFSLSDVQPYNPKGTSDRIRKNVFMHQVSNDGKPVVSRVTNIESNVQPTTLNTISDNTIDPSNESTSFATADNKTVENNTKKEQLFTDSHAYTTSSLVEVKVENPEVKNTVEPFFPKTKTKSESENESEKKS
- the HisRS gene encoding histidine--tRNA ligase isoform X1; this encodes MFVLRNSDAALCGTFGIGLERGKTQVRAMADEIKERQLDRVKEEVVVRKLKTIKVDDIKDFTNSWDIVTELKNINNDFADISYVYGWVPTTKDAILFDFCVIFGDHLSMWPHLQRWFNHIRSFSQVERLAFPDPKGPATLLANRVDSINNLCLSDHSKINRKIAEEIEKLSEVKIESGAEKNAAPSKVILKTPKGTRDYGPEQMTLRLGVLDKIITVFKRHGAETVDTPVFELKEILTGKYGEDSKLIYDLKDQGGEILSLRYDLTVPFARYLAMNKISSIKRYHIAKVYRRDNPATTKGRYREFYQCDFDIAGQYDPMIPDAECIRIVSEALQSLNIGPYAIKLNHRSLLDGIFSACGVSNDNFRGVCSAIDKLDKTPWLEVRKELVEEKGLDESIAERIGTYVSRSGGVELIDELKNDTALMKHESAVKGLESMELLFKYCNIFQVQDKVRFDLSLARGLDYYTGVIFEAILTGGDGVGVGSVAGGGRYDNLVGMFDIKKRSVPCVGLSLGVERIFSVLEAKLNRDGLKTRTTEVQVFVASAQKNLHEERMRILSTFWDAGFKVEHSYKKNPKLLGQLQHCEENDIPLAVIIGEGELARGEVTLRDVASRREVSVSRTNLIEEIRKRLESV